One Vicia villosa cultivar HV-30 ecotype Madison, WI unplaced genomic scaffold, Vvil1.0 ctg.001748F_1_1, whole genome shotgun sequence genomic region harbors:
- the LOC131636463 gene encoding F-box protein At5g49610-like, whose product MVTKLEHLPQDTVSNILSRLPQDILSNILSRLPARELLKCKFVSESWFNLITDPYFINKYYVFYNNLIYSQNQKEHLWVIRTLFNNSGVKIDFPLMFWNLDDPKKHVSSSPLNLPHVNNRDETCWGEILGSCNGLYYLQGFPNNLIINPSLKQCHVLPLRQYSITCSKETYLESEFAGFGFDHKTNDYKVVLLQDVWLKKANGEREKGYWIALLYSLNSHSWRKFNAEDLPLPFEISHESSAVYTFMNSCCHWWGYVDKDGGRIEEFVLAFNMVDETFRKIKVPKIEYSCFSGECYKTLAPFNESNTIGVIVYPIRGIGVDKCFDVWVMKNYCDEESWIKLYSAGPVPMDSKFVGFYGIKGFIWKDKDGRLVFYDSENGKMMDLQVYGKPEIRVVRYMESIVSLRRPVKKNYN is encoded by the coding sequence ATGGTAACAAAGTTGGAGCATTTGCCACAAGATACAGTATCCAACATACTATCAAGGCTACCACAAGATATATTATCCAACATACTATCAAGGCTACCAGCAAGAGAATTGTTGAAATGTAAGTTTGTTTCCGAATCATGGTTCAATCTCATAACTGAtccttattttataaataaatactaTGTTTTCTACAACAATCTTATTTACTCTCAAAATCAAAAGGAGCATCTCTGGGTTATTCGCACACTGTTCAATAATTCTGGCGTAAAAATTGATTTTCCCCTTATGTTTTGGAATTTAGATGATCCCAAAAAACATGTATCATCTTCTCCTTTAAATCTTCCTCATGTAAACAATCGAGATGAAACTTGTTGGGGTGAGATATTGGGTTCTTGTAATGGTCTTTACTATTTACAAGGATTtccaaataatttaataattaacccATCCCTGAAACAGTGTCATGTGTTGCCTTTGCGTCAGTATTCTATAACTTGTTCAAAAGAAACTTATCTTGAGTCTGAATTTGCTGGATTTGGATTTGATCACAAAACTAATGATTATAAAGTCGTTCTCCTACAAGATGTATGGTTGAAAAAAGCAAATGGTGAAAGAGAAAAAGGATATTGGATTGCTTTGTTATACAGTCTTAATTCCCACTCTTGGAGAAAGTTTAATGCGGAAGATCTCCCTCTTCCATTTGAAATTTCCCACGAGTCTTCCGCGGTTTATACTTTTATGAACAGTTGTTGTCATTGGTGGGGTTATGTTGATAAGGATGGCGGCAGAATAGAAGAGTTTGTTCTAGCATTCAACATGGTTGATGAAACATTTAGGAAGATAAAAGTTCCCAAAATAGAGTATTCTTGTTTTTCAGGAGAATGTTATAAAACTCTAGCACCTTTTAATGAATCTAATACTATTGGTGTTATTGTTTATCCTATCAGAGGAATAGGAGTAGATAAATGTTTTGATGTTTGGGTGATGAAAAATTATTGTGATGAAGAGTCTTGGATTAAGCTATATAGTGCTGGACCTGTGCCTATGGATTCAAAGTTTGTTGGATTTTATGGGATCAAAGGATTTATTTGGAAAGACAAGGATGGAAGACTGGTATTTTATGACTCTGAGAATGGCAAAATGATGGATCTTCAAGTTTATGGAAAACCTGAAATAAGAGTTGTTAGGTATATGGAAAGTATTGTTTCATTGAGAAGGCCGGTGAAAAAAAACTACAATTAA